A stretch of Chionomys nivalis chromosome 2, mChiNiv1.1, whole genome shotgun sequence DNA encodes these proteins:
- the Cops8 gene encoding COP9 signalosome complex subunit 8, whose amino-acid sequence MPVAVMADSAFSFRKLLDQCENQELEAPGGIATPPVYGQLLALYLLQNDMNNARYLWKRIPPAIKSANSELGGIWSVGQRIWQRDFPGIYTTINAHQWSETVQPIMEALRDATRRRAFALVSQAYTSIIADDFAAFVGLPVEEAVKGVLEQGWQADSATRMVLPRKPASGALDVSFNRFIPLSEPAPVPPIPNEQQLARLTDYVAFLEN is encoded by the exons ATGCCAGTGGCGGTGATGGCGGACAGCGCCTTCAGTTTCAGAAAGCTGCTGGATCAGTGCGAGAACCAGGAGCTTGAG GCTCCTGGAGGAATTGCCACACCACCAGTGTACGGCCAGCTTCTGGCTTTGTATTTGCTTCAGAATGACAT GAATAATGCAAGATATCTTTGGAAGAGGATTCCACCTGCTATAAAGTCT GCAAATTCTGAACTTGGGGGAATTTGGTCAGTAGGACAGCGAATCTGGCAGAGAGATTTCCCCGGCATCTATACCACCATCAACGCCCACCAGTGGTCGGAGACTGTGCAACCAATCATGGAAGCCCTTAGag ATGCAACGAGGAGACGTGCTTTCGCCCTGGTCTCTCAGGCGTACACCTCCATAATCGCAGATGACTTCGCTGCCTTTGTCGGCCTCCCTGTGGAGGAAGCTGTGAAAG GTGTATTGGAACAAGGATGGCAAGCCGACTCTGCCACAAGAATGGTTCTTCCCAGGAAGCCAG cCTCAGGAGCCCTGGATGTTTCCTTTAACAGGTTTATTCCCTTATCAG AGCCTGCCCCAGTCCCACCAATCCCCAACGAGCAGCAGCTCGCCAGGCTGACCGACTACGTGGCTTTTCTGGAAAACTGA